The DNA window ATGATCGTTGGCTTCAGCGCCGGCCTGGGTCGATCGCTGGCGTATTCCGGTGAGGTAGCAGACATGACCGGCGTAATGACCAACATCCTCGTTATTGCCATACTCGCCGCAGTGATCGACCAGGTCGTTCTGGAAAGCATCAAGCATCGCCTACTACGCTATCAGTATCTGTAATACCCATTAATCTGGGCTCTGCTCCCTCTCGTTGCTCCAGCCTTCCAAAGCGCGTGCCACTGACTGCACGCGCTTTTAGCCTGCGCATCCGCTGCCCTCTGGCTTGTTCAATCCTTTTGCATTCTGTGCAACGCTGGCCAGCTTCCGCCAACATGGCTGGCTTTCCGCACCACACTCCCGGTTGGGCGGTTCTATGGCCGCGAGGCGAAGGAGGTCACGAAGCGGTTTCATATCGCGTTGTTGGCGGCTCAAGACGCTGACCGGCCGGGAACTCAGGCGCGCCCCTGGCATTTCAAAACGAAACACATGGGCAATACAAAGGCGGGGCTGCTTGGAGGCTAAGTAAGGTAAGGATCGCGTCGTGTGGTCATGCTCTGCCAGGGACAAACCCGTAAAACCTGGGACAGCCCAAAAAAAAGGCGGCCGAAGCCGCCTTTCCTCACTACTGACAAGCGCCGATTTTACTTACGACGGCTTGCTACACCCAGACCTACCAGACCAAGGCCAAGCAGTGCCAGTGAACCGGGCTCCGGTACTGATACTGCAGAGCTTTCGATGCGGAAGTTACTGGTGAACGTGTTGACGTTATCTTCCTGAGTCAGGAAGCCGATGCAGTTAGCGGGTGCATCTGCAACGCCACACTGCTCGTCAGTCAGCGTGTTCAGGCCAACGATTTCCAGGAAAACCGTGTAGTTGTAGCCATCAATGGTGAAGTTCTGAGCCGCAGCTTCGAAATTACCTGCTGCGTTTACGCTGCCGAACTCAGGGTTCTGGAGAGAGAAAACGTCATCACAAACAGACTCTGAACCTTCGAAACAGCTGCCGCCATTATAGGTTTCGGTGAAGAAACTGGAGAAGCTGACTGAGACTGGCTCAGGCTCGGCTCCGTCCATCTCTGCCGGCGCACGGGCGATCAGGTGCAGGGTGCTGTTCAGATCGAAGCTCGCCAGCATGGCTGAGTCGTTCGGGATAGCCTGGTTGTTGTGGGTAAATTCACCGCCGGCAGCAAGGCCACCGTTAGTGATCAGGCGGTCAGCCGGCGGAGCGCTCACGTCAGTGATGGAAACGCTGCTGGTTACGCCGTCAGAACCCCAGATCAGTTCCTGCTCAGTGGAGACCGGGGTACCTTCGCCGTCGGTATAAGTCGCATTGGTGAAGGCGTTATCGACGGTGTAGTCCCACTCGGTGATCTGAGCAGCACTTGCAGAAGCTGCGCCCAGGGTGAACGGAAGAACCAAGGAAGCGAGAATGGCTTTTTTAGGAAAGTGATTCATGCAAAGCACCTATTTCGGTTGGTTGAACATCCATTTCAAACCCACTACTGGACTTGAATGACTCACGTTTTCGAACGCGACACCCAACTCGAATGCACCCACCATGCCAATCTCACTTATAACTTAATTTTCAGCTACTTATAAACATAAATGCAAGTTAACCTGGCTGAACGTAAAACCTATCGACGAACCCCGTGGGCATCGGGTAAGCGTTAATTTTTATCAATAATAACAGCGTCCTATGCACCCGTCGTTATTATCTCCACACCTCTCGAGCAAAGCCGTGATCCGCCGCAACTTAGACTCTGTTTTGGGACCAATATCCCAAAAATAGAGGGTCTGATTGATTTGCTTTGCAAAGATTATGATTATTACAAAGCGGCAGGAAAACGATACAGCTGAAGGCTAACTCAACGGTTTGTCCCAAAAGCTCAGTTAACGATATTTTCCTTTATATATCATAATGATAAATAGAATCGACCTGCTTTTATTACACCTAATGAGCGCCCTCCTGCTATCAGCGTCAACATTATTTACACATGTTTTTATTGAGTAATATCAGTGTGATACAACCTGACTTCAGCCAAAAACGCGGTCGCCACAGTGCCTGGCATAAGGATTGTTACGCCGTACCGATACGCCCGAACTCTGTATTGACAGGCTCTGAGCCGTATGAAGCCTGTCTGCTGGCCCTCCCTGGCGCTAAAAGCGGTTTTTTAGACGCCGTGCCCGAACTGTTAAAAAGAGCGGGCTTATACTGGTGCCAGGTGGACCAGGGCAACCCGGTCCAGCAAAAGCACCAGCTGGCCCAGTAGCCAGCCGACTACGTAGTAGCTATGGCGGACCGCATCCCATGGACAACGATAGCTTGGTTATTCGCTTCGATATCAGTATCTCTTCGCTGGGGCACGTACTGGTCGCCCAGAGTGAGCAAGGGCTTTGCGCCATCCTGCTGGGAGAAAATGAGCCGGCGCTGCAGCGCCAGCTTCGGAATCGCTTTCCAGATGCCGAACTGGTTCAGGCTCAAGCCGAGTTGCAGGAGCTGAGCAACCAGGTCAGGCGGTTTCTCGAGAGTCCTTCCAGCACGCTACCTTACCCGCTCCATATCAACGGAACAGCGTTCCAGCAAAAGGTCTGGGAGGCCATCAGGCAGATCCCGCCGGGAAGTACTGCAAGTTATAGCGACATCGCTCGCAGTATTGATTCACCCCAGTCCGTTCGAGCCGTAGCGGGAGCCTGCGGTGCGAACTGCCTGGCCGTCGCAATTCCCTGCCACCGGGTTGTGCGCTCCGATGGAAGCCTATCGGGGTATCGCTGGGGCATTGAGCGCAAGCGCATGCTCCTGGAGCGAGAGGCAGAAATGGTCGCAGAAACACAGGCTCCCCTGGGTAGTGACCTCGTTAGCTCCGACTAAACGCTAGTTGGCGCACGCCAGCCCAGCATTTACTATCTCCTCCCGGCTGCTGGCAGCGTTTCCGGTGTTCCGTTCCAGCCGAGCCTTGCTGGGGCGCCTGCCGTGTGCTGCCCTCATCGCGTCGTCGCTGCTT is part of the Hydrocarboniclastica marina genome and encodes:
- a CDS encoding methylated-DNA--[protein]-cysteine S-methyltransferase translates to MDNDSLVIRFDISISSLGHVLVAQSEQGLCAILLGENEPALQRQLRNRFPDAELVQAQAELQELSNQVRRFLESPSSTLPYPLHINGTAFQQKVWEAIRQIPPGSTASYSDIARSIDSPQSVRAVAGACGANCLAVAIPCHRVVRSDGSLSGYRWGIERKRMLLEREAEMVAETQAPLGSDLVSSD
- a CDS encoding THxN family PEP-CTERM protein, encoding MNHFPKKAILASLVLPFTLGAASASAAQITEWDYTVDNAFTNATYTDGEGTPVSTEQELIWGSDGVTSSVSITDVSAPPADRLITNGGLAAGGEFTHNNQAIPNDSAMLASFDLNSTLHLIARAPAEMDGAEPEPVSVSFSSFFTETYNGGSCFEGSESVCDDVFSLQNPEFGSVNAAGNFEAAAQNFTIDGYNYTVFLEIVGLNTLTDEQCGVADAPANCIGFLTQEDNVNTFTSNFRIESSAVSVPEPGSLALLGLGLVGLGVASRRK